Proteins found in one Sphingomonas sp. SORGH_AS_0879 genomic segment:
- a CDS encoding Mrp/NBP35 family ATP-binding protein, whose translation MSIIETVKAAVAAVAGKRANVRMEGARAGVVLDTTGLDGAGRQALEEEVKAAAIQSGAEDVRVVLTAEKRERRIIAVASGKGGVGKSTLSANLAIALARGGIRTGLVDADIYGPSQPRLMAAEGVKPVAQDGKLQPVPTPYGVSLLSMGQLVEPDKAIAWRGPMAAGALSQLVDGDWGATELLVLDLPPGTGDVQLTMVQKHRPAGAVIVSTPQDLALIDARRAIDLFTKAGVPIIGLVENMAGYCCPHCGEYSDPFGSGGAEAAAAELGIPFLGRVPLTIAIRMASDAGQPPAAGEGDMTFAPLAKSVADWLSRG comes from the coding sequence ATGAGCATCATCGAGACGGTAAAGGCGGCGGTGGCCGCGGTGGCGGGCAAGCGCGCGAATGTGCGGATGGAGGGCGCGCGGGCGGGCGTCGTCCTCGACACCACGGGGCTCGACGGCGCGGGCCGACAGGCGCTGGAGGAAGAGGTGAAGGCCGCCGCGATCCAGTCGGGGGCCGAGGACGTCCGCGTCGTCCTGACCGCCGAGAAGCGTGAGCGCCGGATCATCGCGGTCGCCAGCGGCAAGGGCGGGGTGGGCAAGTCCACCCTGTCCGCCAATCTCGCCATCGCGCTGGCGCGGGGGGGGATCAGGACCGGGCTGGTCGATGCCGATATCTATGGTCCGTCGCAGCCGCGCCTGATGGCCGCCGAGGGGGTGAAGCCGGTCGCGCAGGACGGCAAGCTGCAACCCGTGCCCACGCCCTATGGCGTGTCGTTGCTCTCGATGGGGCAGCTGGTCGAGCCGGACAAGGCGATCGCCTGGCGCGGGCCGATGGCGGCGGGGGCGCTCAGCCAGCTGGTCGATGGCGACTGGGGCGCGACCGAATTGCTGGTGCTCGACCTGCCGCCCGGCACCGGCGACGTGCAGCTGACCATGGTGCAGAAGCATCGCCCGGCGGGCGCGGTGATCGTCTCGACCCCGCAGGACCTGGCGCTGATCGACGCGCGCCGGGCGATCGACCTGTTCACCAAGGCGGGCGTGCCGATCATCGGGCTGGTCGAGAATATGGCGGGTTATTGCTGCCCCCATTGCGGCGAATATTCCGACCCGTTCGGATCGGGCGGGGCCGAGGCGGCGGCGGCGGAGCTGGGGATTCCGTTCCTGGGCCGGGTGCCGCTGACCATCGCGATTCGCATGGCGTCCGATGCGGGACAGCCGCCGGCGGCGGGGGAGGGGGACATGACCTTCGCACCATTGGCGAAGTCGGTGGCGGACTGGCTCTCGCGCGGATGA
- a CDS encoding CoA-binding protein has protein sequence MPLTDDEDIRALLQEARTIALVGASDRPDRPSYGVMKRLQDHGYRVIPVNPQITGEHVHGEFVFRDLGQLGDPIDIVDIFRRSDAVGPIVDEAIAVGAKAVWMQLGVVNEEAAARAEAAGLKVVMNRCPAIELPRLGVEPVGQD, from the coding sequence ATGCCGCTCACCGATGATGAGGATATCCGCGCTCTGTTGCAGGAGGCGCGTACCATCGCGCTGGTCGGCGCCTCGGATCGCCCCGACCGGCCCTCTTACGGCGTGATGAAGCGCCTTCAGGATCACGGATATCGCGTGATCCCGGTCAACCCGCAGATCACCGGCGAGCATGTGCATGGCGAGTTCGTCTTCCGCGACCTGGGCCAATTGGGCGACCCCATCGACATCGTCGACATCTTCCGCCGCTCCGACGCGGTCGGGCCCATCGTGGACGAGGCGATCGCGGTCGGGGCCAAGGCGGTCTGGATGCAGCTTGGCGTCGTCAACGAGGAGGCCGCCGCGCGGGCGGAAGCCGCCGGGCTGAAGGTCGTGATGAACCGCTGCCCCGCGATCGAACTGCCCCGGCTGGGTGTGGAGCCGGTCGGCCAGGACTGA
- a CDS encoding 3'-5' exonuclease, which translates to MVIDVETACQRTSSICQIGIVGYAAGVEVLAYETLVDPCDEFSHFNIGIHGITAEHVLGKPTFAHLHPELAAHLGGRVTVAHSGFDKGALGRACERDALPPIAARWLDSVTIARRAWPELPNHKLNTLASFLDLEHRHHDALSDARAAGQVVLRAMAQTGLTLTDWFTPPPSARARARRQAGA; encoded by the coding sequence GTGGTCATCGACGTCGAAACCGCGTGCCAGCGTACCAGCAGCATCTGCCAGATCGGCATCGTCGGCTATGCGGCGGGCGTCGAGGTGCTGGCCTATGAAACGCTGGTCGACCCGTGCGACGAGTTCAGCCATTTCAACATCGGCATCCACGGCATCACGGCGGAGCATGTGCTGGGCAAGCCGACCTTCGCGCATCTCCATCCCGAACTGGCCGCGCATCTGGGCGGGCGGGTGACGGTGGCGCATTCGGGGTTCGACAAGGGCGCACTGGGCCGCGCGTGCGAGCGCGACGCCCTGCCCCCGATCGCCGCGCGCTGGCTGGACAGCGTGACGATCGCGCGGCGGGCCTGGCCCGAATTGCCGAACCACAAGCTCAACACGCTGGCGAGTTTCTTGGACCTGGAGCATCGCCACCATGACGCGCTGAGCGATGCGCGCGCGGCGGGGCAGGTCGTATTGCGAGCGATGGCGCAGACTGGCCTGACCCTGACCGACTGGTTCACCCCGCCGCCCTCGGCGCGGGCACGCGCGCGGCGACAGGCCGGGGCCTGA
- a CDS encoding homoserine dehydrogenase: protein MGDALRVAVAGLGTVGGGVIRLLDANRDLITRRAGRPIEIVAVSARDRTKDRGVDLSRFEWVDDTAALASHPDADVVVELIGGSDGPALTLARTALDAGRGFVTANKAMLAHHGLELARKAEASSAALKFEAAVAGGIPVIKGLREGAAANAIARVYGILNGTCNFILSKMEAEGRDFAEVLAEAQALGYAEADPSFDIDGVDAAHKLSILAAIAFGTQPAFDDVAIGGVRHVLAADIAQAASLGYRVRLVGVAEEGANGLFQRVHPHLVPLDHPLAHVTGSTNAVVAEGNFVGRLLFQGAGAGDGPTASAVVADLIDIARGEYGASFAMPAHELTPAAKADSGERRGRAYLRFTVQDKVGVLAEIAAAMRDAGVSIESLIQRGEAADGGVMIAIVTHEGPERAVAQALERLRGSQSLVGQPLLMHILG from the coding sequence ATGGGCGACGCATTGCGGGTGGCTGTGGCGGGACTCGGCACGGTGGGGGGCGGCGTCATTCGCCTGCTCGACGCGAACCGTGACCTGATTACCCGGCGCGCCGGTCGCCCGATCGAGATCGTCGCCGTGTCCGCGCGTGACCGGACCAAGGACCGGGGCGTGGACTTGTCGCGCTTCGAATGGGTCGACGATACCGCCGCGCTCGCCTCGCACCCCGATGCCGATGTGGTGGTCGAACTGATCGGCGGATCGGACGGCCCCGCGCTGACGCTCGCGCGGACCGCGCTCGATGCCGGGCGCGGGTTCGTCACCGCCAACAAGGCGATGCTGGCGCATCACGGCCTGGAACTGGCGCGGAAGGCGGAAGCGTCCAGCGCGGCGCTGAAGTTCGAGGCGGCGGTGGCGGGCGGCATCCCGGTCATCAAGGGGCTTCGCGAAGGTGCGGCGGCCAACGCGATCGCGCGGGTCTATGGCATCCTCAACGGCACCTGCAATTTCATCCTGTCCAAGATGGAAGCGGAAGGCCGCGACTTCGCCGAGGTGCTCGCCGAGGCCCAGGCGCTGGGTTATGCCGAGGCGGACCCCAGCTTCGACATCGACGGGGTGGACGCGGCGCACAAGCTGTCCATCCTGGCCGCCATCGCCTTCGGGACGCAGCCCGCCTTCGATGACGTCGCGATCGGCGGCGTGCGGCATGTGCTGGCCGCCGACATCGCGCAGGCGGCGTCGCTCGGCTATCGCGTGCGTCTGGTCGGCGTGGCGGAGGAGGGGGCGAACGGCCTGTTCCAGCGGGTGCATCCGCATCTGGTGCCGCTCGACCACCCGCTGGCGCATGTCACCGGATCGACCAATGCCGTGGTGGCGGAGGGCAATTTCGTCGGCCGCTTGCTGTTCCAGGGCGCGGGGGCGGGCGACGGCCCGACCGCCAGCGCGGTGGTCGCCGACCTGATCGACATCGCGCGCGGCGAATATGGCGCGTCCTTCGCCATGCCCGCGCACGAACTGACCCCCGCCGCCAAGGCCGATAGCGGCGAGCGGCGCGGGCGGGCTTATTTGCGCTTCACCGTGCAGGACAAGGTCGGCGTCCTGGCCGAGATCGCCGCCGCGATGCGCGATGCGGGGGTTTCGATCGAGAGCCTGATCCAGCGCGGCGAAGCGGCCGATGGTGGGGTGATGATCGCGATCGTGACGCATGAAGGGCCGGAGCGCGCGGTGGCCCAGGCGCTGGAGCGGTTGCGCGGGAGCCAGAGCCTGGTCGGGCAGCCGCTGTTGATGCATATTCTGGGGTGA
- a CDS encoding isopenicillin N synthase family oxygenase translates to MTDTRSAEVPTLSLVDQDRDPEGFAAALGGSFERFGFAIVADHGVPADLIDRAWAQTKALFELPEAEKRGYHVPGGGGARGYTPFKTEIAKDAKVVDLKEFWHVGRELPEGHAYADRMPANIWPERPEGFREDFIALFSAFDKAGDRLLSAIARHLKLDPHWFDPAVKDGNSVLRLLHYPPIPADAEGVRAGAHEDINLITLLLGAEEAGLELLDRDSGEWLAIRPPEGAMVVNVGDMLQRLTNHVLPSTTHRVVNPPVERRGFSRYSMPFFLHPAPDFLIETLPGTVSEGHPDRYPEPITAHDYLFERLVEIGLIKK, encoded by the coding sequence ATGACCGACACCCGCTCCGCCGAGGTTCCGACGCTCAGCCTCGTCGATCAGGACCGCGATCCCGAGGGCTTTGCCGCCGCGCTGGGCGGCTCGTTCGAGCGGTTCGGTTTCGCTATCGTCGCGGATCACGGCGTGCCCGCCGACCTGATCGACCGCGCCTGGGCGCAGACCAAGGCGCTGTTCGAGCTGCCCGAAGCGGAGAAGCGCGGCTATCACGTCCCCGGCGGCGGCGGCGCGCGCGGCTATACCCCGTTCAAGACCGAGATCGCCAAGGACGCCAAGGTCGTCGACCTGAAGGAATTCTGGCATGTCGGCCGCGAACTGCCCGAGGGGCATGCCTATGCCGACCGGATGCCCGCCAATATCTGGCCCGAACGCCCTGAGGGGTTCCGCGAGGATTTCATCGCGCTCTTCTCGGCGTTCGACAAGGCGGGGGACCGGCTGCTCTCCGCCATCGCGCGCCATCTGAAACTCGACCCGCACTGGTTCGACCCGGCGGTGAAGGACGGCAATTCGGTGCTGCGCCTGCTCCATTATCCGCCGATCCCGGCGGATGCGGAGGGCGTCCGGGCTGGCGCGCATGAGGATATCAACCTCATCACCCTGTTGCTCGGTGCCGAGGAGGCGGGGCTGGAACTGCTCGACCGCGATTCGGGCGAGTGGCTGGCGATCCGCCCGCCCGAGGGGGCGATGGTGGTCAATGTCGGCGACATGCTCCAGCGGCTGACCAACCATGTCCTGCCCTCGACCACCCACCGCGTGGTCAACCCGCCGGTCGAGCGGCGCGGCTTTTCGCGTTACTCGATGCCCTTCTTCCTGCACCCGGCCCCCGATTTCCTGATCGAGACGCTGCCCGGGACGGTGAGCGAGGGGCACCCGGATCGCTATCCGGAGCCGATCACCGCGCATGACTATCTGTTCGAGCGGCTGGTGGAGATCGGGTTGATCAAGAAATAG
- a CDS encoding multidrug effflux MFS transporter yields MSEPRSAAPAASVVAEPPGAPIGFVEFVLLIAALMALTALGIDSMLPALPAMGESLNASPAARPFVVTAFLIGFGVAQLVHGPLADRYGRRRVLIVALVIYVIANGAAAVAGSFTLLLVARVCAGAAIAATRVATVALVRDCYHGRAMAQVMSIAFMVFMIVPILAPAFGELVLLFGNWRLIFWTIAGLAGLVLAWFSIRMPETLAPEARQPISLPRILGGWRETLSDRLSLGYTLAATALMAALYGYLNSVQPIMAVTFGREKLLALIFATTSVTMAAANLLNSRIVMRLGTRVISHSAVTILILVSAIHLGIAQFWGESLIVFAVLQAITMACFGLATSNFSSMAMENMGRIAGTASSVQGFTSVTIGSLIGAGIGQAFDTTTRPLILGFLIAGCVAFAMVFLTERGRMFRPT; encoded by the coding sequence ATGTCCGAACCCCGTTCCGCTGCTCCGGCGGCGTCCGTCGTGGCCGAGCCGCCCGGCGCGCCGATCGGCTTTGTCGAATTCGTCCTCCTGATCGCGGCGCTGATGGCGCTGACCGCGCTCGGCATCGATTCGATGCTGCCGGCGCTGCCCGCCATGGGCGAGAGCCTGAATGCGTCGCCCGCCGCCCGCCCGTTCGTCGTCACCGCCTTCCTGATCGGGTTCGGCGTGGCGCAACTGGTGCACGGACCGCTCGCCGATCGCTATGGGCGGCGGCGGGTGCTGATCGTCGCGCTGGTCATCTATGTCATCGCCAATGGCGCGGCGGCGGTGGCGGGCAGCTTCACGCTGTTGCTGGTCGCGCGCGTCTGTGCGGGCGCGGCGATCGCGGCGACGCGGGTCGCGACGGTGGCGCTGGTCCGCGACTGCTATCATGGCCGCGCCATGGCGCAGGTCATGTCGATCGCCTTCATGGTGTTCATGATCGTCCCGATCCTCGCGCCTGCCTTCGGCGAACTGGTGCTGCTGTTCGGCAATTGGCGGCTGATCTTCTGGACGATCGCGGGGCTGGCGGGGCTGGTGCTGGCCTGGTTCTCCATCCGGATGCCCGAGACGCTGGCGCCCGAGGCGCGGCAGCCCATCTCGTTACCGCGCATCCTGGGCGGCTGGCGTGAGACGCTGAGCGACCGGCTGTCGCTGGGCTATACGCTGGCGGCGACCGCGCTGATGGCGGCGCTCTATGGCTATCTCAACTCGGTCCAGCCGATCATGGCGGTGACGTTCGGGCGGGAAAAGCTGCTCGCGCTGATCTTCGCCACCACCTCGGTCACGATGGCGGCGGCGAACCTGCTCAACTCGCGCATCGTCATGCGGCTGGGCACGCGGGTCATCAGCCACAGCGCGGTGACGATCCTGATCCTCGTGTCGGCGATCCATCTGGGCATCGCGCAATTCTGGGGTGAGTCGCTGATCGTCTTCGCCGTGCTCCAGGCGATTACCATGGCGTGTTTCGGTCTGGCGACCTCCAACTTCTCCTCCATGGCGATGGAGAATATGGGGCGGATCGCCGGAACCGCGTCCAGCGTGCAGGGCTTCACCAGCGTCACGATCGGTTCGCTGATCGGCGCGGGGATCGGCCAGGCGTTCGATACGACAACCCGCCCGCTGATCCTGGGCTTTCTGATCGCCGGATGCGTGGCCTTCGCGATGGTGTTCCTGACCGAGCGCGGGCGCATGTTCCGCCCCACCTGA
- a CDS encoding DNA primase produces the protein MGGHQVPSQGPGDDGWDEEGYDESQRAEILEATRNGPTDGVLLTDIAPDLGDDTVEDEPIDEIDMDSEEVGESDASVDMDAEDIDEDDLQEDFEDETVADGDIDEADDAALRP, from the coding sequence ATGGGCGGACATCAGGTTCCCAGCCAGGGACCCGGCGACGATGGCTGGGACGAGGAAGGCTATGACGAGAGCCAGCGTGCCGAAATCCTGGAGGCGACGCGCAACGGCCCGACGGACGGCGTGCTGCTGACCGATATCGCACCCGATCTGGGCGACGATACGGTGGAGGACGAACCGATCGACGAAATCGACATGGATTCGGAGGAGGTCGGCGAAAGCGACGCCTCGGTCGACATGGATGCCGAGGATATCGACGAAGACGATCTCCAGGAGGATTTCGAGGACGAGACCGTCGCCGACGGCGATATCGACGAGGCCGACGACGCCGCGCTTCGGCCATGA
- a CDS encoding MliC family protein produces MTRLPVALAAGGIVLVGCSTMPDPRAAMPPMISTTFQCENGSRFWARFDNRDDSALLRLDGDLEVRMAGQPVASGIHYAGFGHDLRGKGGEVVLTRPTGDSLRCTAFR; encoded by the coding sequence ATGACGCGGTTGCCCGTGGCGCTGGCGGCGGGCGGGATCGTGCTGGTCGGCTGCTCGACCATGCCCGATCCCCGCGCCGCGATGCCGCCGATGATCTCCACCACCTTTCAGTGCGAGAATGGCAGCCGCTTCTGGGCGCGGTTCGATAACCGCGACGACAGCGCGTTGTTGCGTCTCGACGGCGATCTGGAGGTGCGGATGGCCGGACAGCCGGTCGCATCCGGCATCCATTATGCGGGCTTCGGCCATGACCTTCGCGGCAAGGGGGGTGAGGTTGTTTTGACACGGCCCACCGGTGACTCCCTGCGCTGCACCGCGTTTCGCTGA
- a CDS encoding outer membrane protein, producing the protein MRKLSLVAAAAAAFVAVPAMAQDMNTTSDTSAPAADTATAPDGTRAFGIEPYVAIMGGWEQFDRQSVAGIPAQPKGYNLDGALVEGIVGANIPLGPVFVGAEGSVAKGVSGDIDWQYGAYGRAGFRAGESGLFYGKVGYRWNNFHNFAPGVAGDLKRDYHGTVYGVGAEVGPKDIGLGGLTGNSGLRLRMEVSTFDDAHSFRPMAGVVAHF; encoded by the coding sequence ATGCGTAAGCTTTCCCTCGTCGCCGCTGCGGCGGCTGCGTTCGTCGCCGTGCCTGCCATGGCGCAGGACATGAACACCACCAGCGACACGTCGGCACCGGCCGCCGACACCGCGACCGCTCCCGACGGCACCCGCGCCTTCGGTATCGAGCCGTACGTCGCGATCATGGGTGGTTGGGAGCAGTTCGATCGCCAGTCGGTCGCCGGCATCCCCGCGCAGCCCAAGGGCTATAACCTGGACGGCGCGCTGGTCGAGGGCATCGTCGGTGCCAACATCCCGCTGGGCCCCGTGTTCGTCGGTGCCGAGGGCTCGGTCGCCAAGGGCGTGTCGGGTGACATCGACTGGCAGTATGGCGCCTATGGCCGCGCGGGCTTCCGCGCCGGTGAGAGCGGCCTGTTCTACGGCAAGGTCGGTTATCGCTGGAACAACTTCCACAACTTCGCGCCGGGCGTCGCTGGCGACCTGAAGCGCGACTATCACGGCACCGTGTATGGCGTCGGCGCGGAAGTCGGCCCCAAGGATATCGGTCTGGGCGGCCTGACCGGCAATTCGGGTCTGCGCCTCCGCATGGAAGTTTCGACCTTCGACGACGCGCATTCGTTCCGCCCGATGGCGGGTGTCGTCGCACACTTCTGA
- a CDS encoding HNH endonuclease — protein MAAAERVEALAVPVCALCERPLGVKVEWHHPVPKSEGGRETVPVHPICHRTIHATLSNAELARAYADFAVLRAHPDMVRFLKWIAGKPADFHAPTRAAR, from the coding sequence ATGGCCGCCGCGGAACGGGTCGAGGCGCTCGCGGTGCCGGTCTGCGCGCTGTGCGAAAGGCCTTTGGGGGTGAAGGTGGAATGGCACCACCCCGTGCCCAAGAGCGAGGGCGGGCGAGAGACGGTGCCGGTGCATCCCATCTGTCACCGCACGATCCATGCGACGCTGTCCAACGCGGAACTGGCACGGGCTTATGCGGACTTCGCGGTGCTGCGGGCGCATCCGGACATGGTGCGGTTTCTGAAGTGGATTGCGGGGAAACCGGCGGACTTCCATGCGCCGACGCGGGCGGCGCGGTGA